A part of Gemmatimonas groenlandica genomic DNA contains:
- a CDS encoding ABC transporter permease produces MRTQALLRLAWRESRTARRRLALYMSSIAFGVAALVAIDSFAGNVTRSIREQSRTLLGGDMALQARAAFPAVVDTLLDSLRNDKIATARVTTFASMALAEPSGGTRLVQVRAVSAGYPFYGEIETIPANAWSRVHNESIVFVDPSLLVALDASVGDSLRLGQKMFAIAGTLGNVPGDAGITAVIGPRVYLSDKWLDATALLKFGSRAEYDVVLKLPASLATPVAAKTMARDLRRRIDPRAAALQEAQEARGEERRGPGGEDEPPAADSAATAAAAVTKATTDSLTKAAEPASDSASGLVSGAVRTRVRIRTVADTERDFTESVARLADFLSIIGLIALLLGGIGVASGVNAFVSAKIDTVAVLRCLGATSRQVLALYVVQSAAMGLVGAIAGTLLGVAVQFLLPGVVSDFLPIDVELALEPRPLILGLATGVWVSLVFAMRPLLALRRVSPLQAIRREMDNTALPREWNDPARLTVDALLVGSIIGIVVSRIGSVRQGLYISAAIGGAVLVLWVAATLLIAAARRSTRPSWPFELRQGIANLHRPANQTRAVTLALGFGAFLLSTVYLVQANLLSRVQATSAGSAGNLLFFDVQDDQAAPLDSLLRARQHPVVQQTPIVTMRIDALNGRSVSSLMADTSARRAGWALRREYRSTYRDSIVGSETLVAGKWFADSAARAKSRAANPEAPFEVSFERDLATDLGVALGDTVTWNVQGVPVTTIVTSFRTVNWARFEANFFVVFAPEALRRAPQQFVVVANVPAGPAIAAVQRDIVRRFPNISSVDLTLVRQTIGAIVDKVTLAIRFLGLFSLAMGIPVLFSAVAATRRARLREGVLLRTLGASRAQVARVLLAEYGALGALGALTGMLLAFAGAWGLTRFVFKDPFDPAVGPTFVIAAGMLLLTMAIGLLTSRDVYKETPMAAIREA; encoded by the coding sequence ATGAGGACACAGGCCCTACTCCGTCTGGCCTGGCGGGAGAGTCGAACGGCGCGTCGTCGGCTGGCGCTCTACATGTCGTCCATCGCGTTCGGTGTCGCCGCGCTCGTGGCGATCGACTCGTTCGCCGGCAACGTGACGCGCTCCATTCGCGAACAGTCGCGCACGCTGCTCGGCGGTGACATGGCGCTGCAAGCGCGCGCCGCCTTCCCCGCCGTGGTCGATACGCTGCTCGATTCGCTGCGCAACGACAAGATCGCCACGGCGCGCGTCACGACCTTCGCGAGCATGGCACTGGCCGAACCTTCCGGTGGCACGCGACTCGTGCAGGTGCGCGCCGTCTCGGCCGGATATCCGTTCTACGGCGAAATCGAAACGATTCCCGCCAACGCGTGGTCACGCGTGCACAACGAGTCGATCGTGTTCGTCGATCCGTCACTGCTGGTTGCGCTCGATGCCAGCGTCGGTGATTCGCTGCGACTCGGCCAAAAGATGTTCGCCATCGCCGGTACACTCGGAAACGTGCCTGGCGACGCCGGCATTACGGCGGTGATCGGCCCGCGGGTGTACCTGTCCGACAAGTGGCTCGACGCGACGGCGTTGCTCAAGTTCGGGAGTCGCGCCGAGTACGACGTGGTGCTCAAGCTGCCCGCGTCGCTGGCGACACCAGTCGCCGCGAAAACGATGGCGCGTGATCTTCGTCGCCGGATCGACCCGAGAGCGGCTGCGCTGCAGGAAGCGCAGGAAGCTCGCGGAGAAGAACGCCGCGGCCCGGGGGGCGAAGACGAACCTCCGGCGGCCGACTCGGCCGCCACGGCGGCGGCCGCAGTGACCAAGGCGACTACCGATTCCCTAACGAAGGCAGCCGAGCCGGCATCGGATTCCGCCTCGGGACTCGTGTCGGGCGCTGTGCGCACCCGTGTGCGCATACGCACCGTAGCCGATACCGAGCGCGATTTCACCGAGTCGGTCGCCCGACTGGCGGATTTTCTCAGCATCATCGGACTCATTGCCCTTCTGCTCGGCGGCATTGGCGTCGCGAGTGGCGTCAACGCCTTTGTGTCGGCCAAGATCGATACCGTGGCCGTACTGCGATGCCTCGGCGCCACCAGTCGTCAGGTGTTGGCGTTGTACGTCGTGCAGTCGGCCGCCATGGGCCTCGTCGGCGCCATCGCCGGTACGCTGCTCGGCGTGGCTGTGCAGTTCTTGCTGCCGGGTGTCGTGTCGGATTTTCTGCCGATCGATGTCGAACTCGCGCTCGAACCGCGGCCGCTGATCCTGGGCCTCGCCACCGGCGTCTGGGTGTCGCTCGTGTTCGCGATGCGGCCGCTGCTCGCCCTGCGACGCGTGTCGCCGTTGCAGGCGATTCGCCGCGAAATGGACAACACGGCGTTGCCGCGCGAGTGGAACGATCCGGCGCGCCTGACGGTCGATGCACTGTTGGTCGGCAGCATCATCGGCATCGTGGTGTCGCGCATCGGCAGTGTGCGACAGGGGCTGTACATCAGCGCGGCGATCGGTGGGGCGGTCCTGGTACTCTGGGTCGCCGCGACGCTGCTCATTGCCGCAGCACGTCGCAGCACGCGCCCGTCGTGGCCGTTCGAGCTCCGGCAGGGCATCGCCAATCTGCACCGCCCCGCCAATCAGACGCGCGCGGTTACGCTCGCGCTGGGATTCGGTGCGTTTCTGCTCAGCACCGTGTATCTCGTACAGGCGAATCTGCTCAGTCGCGTGCAAGCCACGTCGGCGGGCTCGGCCGGCAACCTGCTCTTCTTCGACGTGCAGGATGACCAGGCGGCACCACTCGACTCACTGCTGCGCGCGCGGCAGCATCCCGTCGTACAACAGACGCCGATCGTGACCATGCGGATCGATGCGCTCAATGGACGCAGCGTGTCGTCGCTGATGGCCGACACGAGCGCGCGACGCGCCGGGTGGGCGCTGCGCCGCGAGTATCGTAGCACGTATCGCGATTCGATCGTGGGCTCCGAAACGCTGGTGGCCGGTAAGTGGTTTGCCGATTCGGCCGCGCGCGCGAAGTCGCGCGCCGCGAATCCGGAGGCACCGTTCGAAGTCTCCTTCGAGCGCGACCTCGCCACCGATCTTGGCGTGGCGCTCGGGGACACCGTCACCTGGAATGTGCAGGGTGTGCCGGTCACCACGATCGTGACCAGCTTTCGTACGGTGAACTGGGCACGCTTCGAGGCGAACTTCTTCGTCGTGTTCGCGCCCGAGGCGCTGCGTCGCGCACCACAACAGTTCGTCGTGGTCGCCAATGTGCCGGCGGGACCGGCGATCGCGGCCGTGCAGCGCGATATCGTGCGACGTTTCCCGAACATTTCGAGCGTCGATCTGACGCTGGTGCGTCAGACGATCGGGGCCATCGTGGACAAGGTCACGCTCGCGATCCGATTCCTCGGCTTGTTCTCGTTGGCCATGGGCATCCCGGTGCTCTTCAGCGCCGTGGCGGCCACGCGGCGCGCCCGGTTACGCGAAGGTGTGCTGCTTCGCACGCTGGGGGCGTCACGGGCGCAGGTCGCGCGGGTGCTGCTGGCGGAGTACGGCGCTCTCGGGGCGCTCGGGGCGCTCACCGGCATGCTGCTGGCGTTCGCCGGCGCGTGGGGCCTCACGCGATTCGTGTTCAAGGATCCGTTCGATCCCGCCGTCGGCCCGACGTTCGTGATCGCCGCGGGCATGCTGCTGCTGACCATGGCGATCGGATTGCTGACCAGTCGCGATGTCTACAAGGAAACACCGATGGCGGCGATCCGCGAAGCCTGA
- a CDS encoding ABC transporter ATP-binding protein, producing the protein MLVARGLTKEYQSGTQRLTVLRDVSFDVPQGAFVSIVGPSGSGKTTLLGLLAGLDTPSQGTVSLDGEEFGSLDEDRRAKLRGEKVGFVFQSFQLIPTLTALENVQVPLELSGAVSAKEATTRARDLLARVGLGDRTHHFPQQLSGGEQQRVALARAFVNEPRILFADEPTGNLDGTTGERIVELLQALNRERGCTIVLVTHDITLAARTQRTIRLRDGAVVEDIRHEPSAS; encoded by the coding sequence ATGCTCGTTGCCCGTGGATTGACCAAGGAATACCAGAGTGGCACGCAGCGCCTCACGGTGTTGCGCGACGTGTCGTTCGACGTGCCCCAGGGCGCGTTCGTCTCGATCGTCGGGCCGTCCGGCAGCGGCAAGACCACGCTGCTCGGTCTGCTCGCCGGGCTTGATACCCCGTCACAGGGCACAGTGTCGCTCGACGGCGAAGAATTCGGAAGTCTTGACGAAGATCGCCGTGCCAAACTGCGTGGTGAGAAGGTCGGATTTGTCTTCCAGAGCTTCCAGTTGATTCCCACGCTCACGGCGCTCGAGAACGTGCAGGTGCCGCTCGAGCTCTCCGGAGCGGTCTCCGCCAAGGAAGCCACGACCCGCGCCCGTGACCTGCTGGCGCGCGTGGGCCTCGGCGATCGCACGCACCATTTTCCACAGCAGCTGTCGGGCGGCGAGCAGCAGCGCGTAGCGCTCGCCCGCGCGTTCGTGAACGAGCCACGCATTCTCTTCGCCGACGAACCCACCGGGAATCTCGACGGCACGACCGGCGAGCGCATCGTCGAGTTGCTGCAGGCCCTGAATCGCGAGCGCGGATGCACCATCGTGCTCGTCACGCACGACATCACGCTGGCCGCCCGGACCCAACGCACGATCCGGTTGCGCGACGGCGCCGTCGTGGAAGACATCAGACACGAGCCGTCCGCCTCATGA
- a CDS encoding arylesterase, protein MATRSARVVLLGTSLTAGLGLDPEKAYPALLQQKADSAGYAVRIVNAGLSGETSAGALRRAGWVLDQPAALVVLEVGANDGLRGVDPDSTYANIVALVKVVRTQRPEADVALVQMEAPTNLGGSYTTRFHEAYPRAAKVTGVTLLPFLLEGVAGDARLNQADGIHPNPEGSKRVAETVWRGLSPLLAKVSRR, encoded by the coding sequence GTGGCGACTCGATCCGCCCGCGTGGTGCTGCTCGGTACGAGTCTTACTGCCGGGCTGGGGCTCGATCCCGAGAAGGCCTACCCGGCGCTGCTTCAGCAAAAGGCCGATTCCGCCGGCTACGCGGTGCGGATCGTGAACGCTGGGCTGAGTGGCGAGACGTCGGCCGGCGCTTTGCGTAGAGCAGGGTGGGTGCTCGATCAGCCGGCGGCGTTGGTGGTGCTCGAGGTGGGGGCGAACGACGGATTGCGGGGCGTGGATCCCGACTCGACGTATGCCAACATCGTGGCGCTGGTGAAGGTGGTGCGCACCCAGCGGCCCGAGGCCGATGTGGCGCTCGTCCAGATGGAAGCGCCAACGAATCTGGGCGGGAGCTACACCACGCGCTTTCACGAGGCCTACCCGCGTGCCGCCAAGGTCACGGGGGTAACGCTGCTCCCGTTCTTGCTGGAAGGGGTGGCTGGCGATGCACGGCTCAACCAGGCGGACGGCATTCATCCGAATCCGGAAGGTTCGAAGCGAGTGGCCGAGACGGTATGGCGCGGCTTGTCACCGCTGCTGGCGAAGGTGTCCCGCCGCTGA
- a CDS encoding heme NO-binding domain-containing protein codes for MRSILVLLEDIVRLEFGPGELASVRAEASTQVGDADSGSGSSARVSAFVRALCQVRRRPLPEVYAFVGMQLAPSVVKDFPMVTRDRQSTRLVLLQINQLAPAVLDALVPGVEVPAFDVELIDAETVRVSFTGTTEMASLLEGAVRGLGQHFGERVEPTRASPPSYAPNRRLIDIKITPDRRTDDVPSPTGVDRRKFFSF; via the coding sequence ATGCGTTCCATACTAGTTTTGCTGGAAGACATCGTGCGGTTGGAGTTCGGCCCCGGGGAGCTGGCGTCGGTGCGCGCCGAGGCCTCAACGCAGGTCGGTGACGCCGACTCCGGATCGGGTTCGTCCGCGCGCGTCTCGGCCTTCGTGCGCGCCCTCTGTCAGGTACGTCGTCGGCCCCTGCCCGAGGTGTACGCGTTTGTCGGTATGCAGCTCGCCCCGTCGGTCGTGAAAGATTTTCCGATGGTGACGCGCGACCGGCAGTCCACGCGACTGGTGCTGCTGCAGATCAACCAGTTGGCGCCGGCCGTGTTGGATGCATTGGTGCCTGGGGTGGAGGTGCCGGCGTTCGATGTGGAGTTGATCGATGCCGAGACGGTGCGGGTGAGTTTCACCGGTACGACGGAAATGGCGTCGCTGCTGGAGGGCGCCGTCCGCGGGTTGGGCCAGCATTTCGGTGAGCGGGTAGAGCCGACGCGCGCGAGTCCTCCGTCCTACGCGCCGAATCGGCGTTTGATCGACATCAAGATCACGCCGGATCGCCGCACTGACGACGTCCCCTCACCGACCGGCGTTGATCGACGGAAGTTCTTCTCGTTCTAG
- the efp gene encoding elongation factor P, which produces MAFSATQIRRGMVLVFEGDPCRVVEFRHHTPGNLRAMVQAKLKNLRTGSNFEHRFRAADTIVKADMETQELEFMYQGGDVFHFMNIANYDQIEMDEEALGDSAPWMQPGMKILAEYYNGRPIGIELPNSLIFEIVETAPVVRGATKTASSKPAKLSNGVTVNVPEFVEEGTRVRVNPTTGEYLERAKD; this is translated from the coding sequence ATGGCCTTTTCTGCGACCCAGATCCGACGTGGCATGGTCCTCGTGTTCGAGGGCGATCCGTGCCGAGTCGTCGAGTTCCGTCACCACACGCCGGGTAACCTGCGTGCCATGGTGCAGGCGAAGCTGAAGAACCTGCGGACGGGTTCGAACTTCGAGCATCGATTCCGCGCCGCGGACACGATCGTGAAGGCGGACATGGAAACGCAGGAACTGGAATTCATGTACCAGGGCGGCGACGTGTTTCACTTCATGAACATCGCGAACTACGATCAGATCGAGATGGACGAAGAGGCGCTGGGAGATTCGGCTCCGTGGATGCAGCCGGGCATGAAGATTCTGGCCGAGTACTACAACGGCCGTCCGATCGGCATCGAGCTGCCGAACTCGCTGATCTTCGAGATCGTCGAAACCGCGCCGGTCGTGCGTGGCGCCACCAAGACGGCCTCGTCCAAGCCGGCGAAGCTGTCGAACGGTGTGACGGTGAACGTGCCGGAGTTCGTCGAAGAGGGGACGCGCGTCCGTGTGAACCCGACGACGGGCGAGTATCTGGAGCGCGCGAAGGACTGA